TTTGAGATCTGCCCACACCGTGCAGCGACAATGCAGCAGCAGTAGACTCCCCCTTTTAACTCAGAGTCTGTATTCCAACCGAACCAGTACCGGGACTTCATTCACCGCATCAAAAAGACCGGCCACCTGGCCGGTCTGTACATTAGCGTATGTGCTTTCGGTGCGTCCCTTGTTATTGATCCGATAATACAATCTTACACCCTTTCATCCCTAGCGCGGATGGTGTTCCGTACGACTTCGGTGCGATTAAGGGAGACGTTCGGGTGGAAAAAAGACGATTCTGGAATCATCATTTTAAAGAATACCTAAGTAAGCTTTAAGATCAAATAATTGATAAATTTATCCAAATATATTAATATTTTATTATCAAATTCATTGTCGCTTACGTAAAAGAAGGAGAAATACCTATGAGTAAAACATTCAAGATCACTTCACTTGTCATCTTAGCATTTATACTCGGGATATCCTGCTGGGCCTACTTCGGACTGCTTGGTAATCCGCTGAAGAAAAATGATGCTGAACAACAGGTAACCACTTACCTGATTGAACAGAAAGGTTATTCACCCGAACAGCTTATCGAAGTACAAGGTACTTACTCCTCAAAAAGTTCTGAAGCACCTTACGGTGCCTCCGTAACATTCGCGGATGAACTCGAAGCGAAGTATCAATATATCATTTTTAACAATGGCGAGATTAAGCAGTACAGTCATACCAGTGATGATCCCAAACATGAGGAGCCCATGGTGAGATAACAGTTTAGTTCAGCGTAACCTGCGGGTTCAACGTAATCTCAAATGCACGCCCCCAGATGAAATCGGGATTTCCATATTCCAGCAGCGCACTGCCATACGTCGCATAGGACAATTCGTCATTACAGATCTGCTTAATCGCCACATTACCTGTCTGGAAGGCTGTTTTATTCGCAAGCGCCGTGGTATAAGTCTGCATCAAATCACGGAGCAATGTTTGCAAATGGGCATAGTCTTCCTCCGAGTTGAACAGCAACATATTTTGATCCGAAAGGGTAGCCACGTTGGTATAC
The nucleotide sequence above comes from Paenibacillus sp. W2I17. Encoded proteins:
- a CDS encoding DUF3139 domain-containing protein; translated protein: MSKTFKITSLVILAFILGISCWAYFGLLGNPLKKNDAEQQVTTYLIEQKGYSPEQLIEVQGTYSSKSSEAPYGASVTFADELEAKYQYIIFNNGEIKQYSHTSDDPKHEEPMVR